In the Flavobacterium acetivorans genome, one interval contains:
- a CDS encoding TlpA family protein disulfide reductase, producing the protein MSLKESLGKVTIVDFWASWCGPCRQENPNVVAIYKEFHSKGLNIIGVSLDKDAAKWKEAIAKDKLTWNQVSNLKFWDEPIAKQYQVESIPATFILDASGKVVAKDLRGDELRAKIKELLAK; encoded by the coding sequence ATTTCTCTAAAAGAGAGCTTAGGAAAAGTTACCATTGTAGATTTTTGGGCGTCTTGGTGTGGTCCTTGTCGTCAAGAAAATCCTAACGTAGTGGCCATCTACAAAGAATTCCACTCAAAAGGATTAAATATTATAGGAGTCTCACTTGACAAAGATGCCGCTAAATGGAAAGAAGCCATTGCTAAAGATAAATTAACCTGGAATCAGGTTTCTAATCTGAAGTTTTGGGATGAACCAATAGCCAAACAATACCAAGTTGAATCTATTCCTGCTACTTTTATTCTGGATGCTTCCGGAAAAGTAGTTGCAAAAGACTTAAGAGGCGACGAACTTAGAGCAAAAATCAAAGAACTTTTGGCTAAATAG
- a CDS encoding DUF4369 domain-containing protein, translating to MKKIVLLLSATVVFISCSKVGKDEFLITGTAAGIENGKTIILETPDANGMGVVSIDTVKVENGKFEIKGKVTEPSFHMLQLESAPGTAPYAKVPFILENGEINIAIDKDSIHKSKVSGTYSNDEYVKFNEEMKVVQKKLMDFQNKNMQAMKTAQETQDTAVINNLMKGYSKIQEEVGVASKTKYTTYSETHPKSFISVLIVQGMLNDPSADIKKTEAIYNSLDETLKNSKPGKAIKTRLTEMKSPSVGASAPAVGDAK from the coding sequence ATGAAAAAAATAGTTTTATTACTTTCAGCTACTGTTGTTTTTATTTCTTGTAGCAAAGTTGGAAAAGATGAATTCCTAATCACTGGTACTGCAGCCGGTATTGAAAACGGAAAAACAATAATCTTAGAAACACCAGATGCTAACGGTATGGGAGTAGTTTCTATAGATACTGTGAAAGTTGAAAACGGTAAATTTGAAATCAAAGGAAAAGTTACTGAACCGTCTTTCCATATGTTACAATTAGAATCCGCTCCTGGTACAGCACCTTATGCTAAAGTTCCTTTTATTCTAGAAAACGGAGAAATTAATATTGCAATAGATAAAGACAGTATTCATAAATCTAAAGTTTCTGGTACTTACAGCAATGACGAGTATGTTAAATTTAATGAAGAAATGAAGGTAGTTCAAAAGAAACTAATGGATTTTCAAAATAAAAACATGCAAGCAATGAAAACAGCACAGGAAACTCAAGATACTGCTGTGATCAATAATTTGATGAAAGGTTATTCAAAAATACAAGAAGAAGTAGGTGTTGCCTCTAAAACGAAATACACTACTTATTCTGAAACACATCCAAAATCATTCATCAGTGTTTTAATCGTACAAGGAATGCTTAATGATCCTAGCGCTGATATTAAAAAAACAGAAGCAATCTACAATAGCTTAGATGAAACTTTAAAAAATTCAAAACCAGGTAAAGCTATAAAAACTAGACTTACTGAAATGAAATCGCCTTCTGTTGGTGCTAGTGCTCCAGCTGTAGGTGACGCTAAATGA